The following proteins come from a genomic window of Alicyclobacillus dauci:
- a CDS encoding alanine racemase, whose product MFLHSLMECNPSIVETTLALYREGRIPPNSYILDIDQISQNAAALSDAANQSGISLYFMTKQIGRNPVASKAIVESGIRKAVAVDPVEALLLAEQGVELGHVGHLVQVPRYYLEKIIPYRPEVVTVFNVESATNVSEVAKKHGLEQKLLLRVVRPGDYLYDGQRGGVQFEDLPEVVAQIQRLPNVTIAGVTSFPSVIVQDGVAQPTHNFETLRLAAKALSDLGVNVEQINAPSATSVDTIPMLARLGATHGEPGHALTGTTPLHTVKGHAEVPSYLYVTEVSHVFEGESYVFGGGYYPRGKAQNALVCPSRGTPQVVKAIMPSAESIDYYLKVEGEFPVGTPVVLAFRTQIFVTRANVVPIRDKGTSLPKIEGIYNVEGKRIG is encoded by the coding sequence ATGTTTCTTCATTCCTTGATGGAGTGTAATCCTAGCATAGTTGAAACAACGTTGGCACTCTACCGGGAAGGGCGAATACCTCCGAACTCTTACATTCTCGATATTGACCAAATTTCGCAAAACGCAGCCGCGCTTTCAGACGCCGCAAACCAGTCTGGCATCTCTCTATACTTTATGACCAAGCAGATTGGGCGCAATCCCGTCGCATCCAAGGCGATTGTGGAGTCTGGTATTCGCAAAGCTGTCGCAGTCGATCCGGTCGAGGCACTGTTACTCGCCGAGCAGGGCGTAGAGCTTGGACATGTTGGCCATTTGGTGCAAGTACCGAGATATTACTTGGAGAAAATCATCCCATATCGCCCAGAAGTCGTTACGGTCTTCAACGTGGAATCGGCAACGAATGTTTCTGAAGTTGCCAAAAAACACGGACTGGAACAGAAGTTGTTGTTGCGTGTCGTCCGTCCAGGTGACTACCTATACGACGGTCAGCGGGGCGGCGTGCAGTTTGAAGATCTACCGGAAGTCGTTGCCCAGATTCAGCGTTTGCCGAATGTGACCATCGCGGGGGTGACGTCGTTCCCGAGCGTCATTGTACAGGATGGCGTGGCGCAACCCACCCACAATTTTGAGACACTGCGCCTAGCGGCGAAGGCTCTAAGCGATCTCGGCGTAAACGTGGAACAAATCAACGCACCTAGCGCCACGAGCGTCGACACGATTCCAATGCTAGCGCGACTCGGTGCGACGCATGGGGAACCCGGACACGCGCTGACGGGAACAACGCCCTTACACACTGTGAAGGGTCATGCAGAAGTCCCTTCGTATTTATACGTAACGGAAGTATCCCATGTCTTCGAAGGCGAGAGTTACGTGTTCGGTGGAGGTTACTATCCGAGGGGAAAAGCGCAGAATGCGTTAGTTTGCCCATCGCGAGGTACACCCCAGGTCGTCAAGGCCATCATGCCAAGCGCGGAGAGTATCGACTATTACCTGAAGGTTGAAGGCGAATTCCCTGTTGGGACGCCCGTCGTGCTCGCATTCCGCACTCAGATATTTGTTACAAGAGCGAATGTCGTTCCCATCCGCGACAAGGGAACATCTCTTCCGAAAATCGAAGGGATTTACAACGTTGAAGGGAAGCGAATAGGTTGA
- a CDS encoding aminotransferase class V-fold PLP-dependent enzyme: MQVFPLDSISLDEAKQLQFKLVEAISEEFQGTEMFQLGDVGVTPNGLPIATGRVEKVLARFFGSEDCVLVRGAGTGAIQKALAAYVNPGDAIAVHSAPIYTTTKETIRMLGLRTVSVDFHDDEALKDVLTRVKLLYIQHTRQQPADRYHLGYVIDVAKATQPNIPIVVDENYAVFKAPAIGVNLGADVSTFSAFKLLGPEGIGVVLGPTACTSVVRQRNYSGGGQVQGHEAMELLRALTMAPVTIAIQTEQVEELAHELNQSAVPGITEAYVANAQSRCVIAKLKDPIAAQVIAAASEFGAAPYPVGAESKYEVLPMIYRVSGSFCEGAPELKPYLLRINPMRSGASLVVKILNQAISKVRSGDA, encoded by the coding sequence ATGCAAGTATTTCCTTTGGATTCGATCTCGCTCGACGAAGCGAAACAACTGCAATTTAAACTAGTTGAGGCCATATCCGAAGAATTCCAGGGCACGGAAATGTTTCAGTTAGGTGACGTTGGCGTGACGCCAAATGGTTTGCCCATAGCGACCGGTCGCGTCGAAAAAGTCTTGGCTCGTTTTTTTGGCAGTGAGGACTGTGTCCTTGTTCGAGGAGCGGGCACGGGTGCTATCCAAAAGGCCTTGGCTGCGTATGTGAATCCAGGCGATGCCATTGCCGTGCATTCCGCGCCGATCTACACAACGACAAAAGAAACGATTCGCATGCTTGGTCTACGGACGGTGTCGGTTGATTTTCACGATGACGAAGCGCTAAAGGACGTTTTGACGCGAGTAAAGCTCTTGTACATTCAACATACGCGTCAACAACCGGCTGACAGGTACCATCTTGGTTACGTGATCGACGTCGCGAAGGCCACTCAACCGAACATTCCAATCGTCGTAGATGAAAACTATGCCGTGTTTAAAGCACCTGCGATTGGCGTAAATCTCGGGGCGGATGTGTCCACGTTTTCAGCATTCAAGCTGCTCGGCCCGGAAGGAATTGGCGTGGTCTTAGGGCCAACAGCGTGCACGTCGGTCGTGCGTCAGAGAAACTACTCCGGTGGCGGTCAAGTGCAGGGTCATGAGGCGATGGAACTGCTCCGTGCCCTCACGATGGCACCCGTCACCATCGCCATTCAGACGGAGCAGGTTGAAGAACTAGCTCACGAGCTCAACCAATCGGCGGTCCCGGGAATTACAGAGGCCTACGTCGCGAATGCTCAATCGCGATGCGTGATAGCCAAACTCAAAGACCCCATAGCGGCACAGGTCATCGCGGCTGCGAGCGAATTTGGCGCGGCGCCTTATCCTGTAGGGGCCGAGTCGAAGTACGAAGTTCTCCCGATGATCTACCGGGTGTCTGGGTCATTTTGCGAAGGTGCGCCTGAATTAAAGCCCTATTTGTTAAGAATTAATCCGATGCGATCTGGCGCCTCGCTCGTGGTGAAGATATTAAACCAGGCAATTTCGAAGGTACGTTCTGGCGATGCGTGA
- a CDS encoding phosphotriesterase family protein yields MGFIRTVLGDISPEEIQRTMIHEHLIFDLSHVRNETDSILADNTDLEEELRQVKEFGGNTIVEVTNRGMGRNADGLAEISRKMGIHVVCATGFYKESVYPEEAHVKSREEIAELFTTEVTKGIGDSEVKAGIISEIGSSLSEITAAENKVFRAACDAHKLSKAPISTHCEMGTEGTEQLRIFDEEQVDLSHVSFGHQDLNRNVEEQLLLLRSGAFMQFDTIGKNQYRSHQERLDNLLVLLDKGFEDQLMLSVDMTRKSYFRKNGGPGYIYLFDTFLPDLQKAGASSAVIEKLMVKNPRRFLAFAE; encoded by the coding sequence ATGGGGTTCATTCGAACAGTTCTAGGGGATATTTCACCAGAAGAGATCCAGCGGACGATGATACACGAGCACCTCATTTTTGACTTATCACATGTCCGCAACGAAACAGACTCCATCTTGGCGGATAACACCGACTTGGAGGAAGAGTTACGGCAAGTAAAGGAATTCGGTGGCAACACCATTGTCGAAGTGACCAATCGTGGAATGGGAAGGAATGCAGACGGGCTCGCCGAGATCTCACGCAAAATGGGCATTCACGTGGTCTGCGCAACCGGATTTTACAAGGAAAGTGTCTATCCCGAGGAAGCACATGTAAAGTCTCGCGAGGAAATTGCGGAGTTGTTTACAACCGAGGTGACCAAGGGAATTGGTGACAGTGAAGTCAAGGCCGGTATTATTTCCGAAATCGGGAGCAGTCTCAGCGAAATCACGGCCGCTGAAAACAAAGTGTTCCGGGCGGCCTGTGACGCGCACAAGCTGAGCAAAGCGCCCATTAGTACCCACTGCGAAATGGGAACGGAAGGGACGGAACAGCTTCGTATTTTTGACGAAGAACAGGTCGACCTCTCACATGTATCATTTGGTCATCAAGACTTGAATCGGAATGTGGAAGAACAACTCCTGTTGCTTCGATCCGGTGCGTTCATGCAATTTGACACCATCGGAAAAAATCAGTACCGCTCCCACCAGGAACGCCTCGATAACTTACTTGTACTCCTCGATAAAGGATTTGAAGACCAACTGATGTTGTCTGTCGATATGACTCGTAAGTCATATTTTCGCAAGAACGGTGGACCGGGTTACATCTACCTATTCGATACGTTCCTACCGGATTTGCAAAAGGCAGGTGCGAGTTCGGCAGTGATCGAGAAATTGATGGTGAAAAATCCACGCCGTTTCCTTGCATTTGCGGAGTAG
- a CDS encoding YhfT family protein — translation MVAKLIIVGILCALTSLASHMGRAVFHDGVRPIMPEYVEGRMKRGEMASVAFGLSAGFVFSMGFAFTLASKLLNPWLLFLPTDILGVVAPRKWIAVVLGAAWGVGVTVAFDALNTVFGMLPINFLNSLSALSSPVLAGFALFPVLAIFYQFGKVKGIIALILELIVRQLAAMKYVTIHGTPITPEALEMFVGVILLVAFAIAKDVKANKDKTADAEEGESLFEVRTKRIVKSIPLMMVIGGLVSLIANLQWLSGSEVDFQALHTIYQTHNTSQLGTVAFADLIRGLAFIPLIVTTALASGVYGVVGLTLVYPIGFYLAPVIFGEGLMGHIAAFVMGALWLAIEMIVLRGIGKSLERFPSLREASDSIRNAMNNVLEYALLIGSALASLSMTHTPKDPQNFFAFGIFVALYGINEAIGRPVIRLAAAPLAAIITGVLVNIFYVAHLM, via the coding sequence TTGGTCGCAAAGCTTATCATCGTTGGCATCCTGTGTGCCTTAACTTCACTGGCGTCACACATGGGGCGGGCCGTCTTTCATGACGGTGTGCGTCCCATTATGCCGGAATACGTCGAAGGACGTATGAAGCGCGGGGAGATGGCATCCGTTGCCTTCGGCTTGAGTGCAGGTTTTGTATTTTCAATGGGGTTCGCATTTACGTTAGCTTCAAAACTCCTCAATCCGTGGCTGTTGTTTTTGCCGACCGATATTCTAGGCGTCGTTGCTCCACGGAAGTGGATTGCAGTTGTCTTGGGTGCTGCATGGGGTGTTGGCGTCACGGTGGCATTTGACGCGCTGAATACCGTTTTCGGCATGTTACCTATCAACTTCTTGAATTCTTTAAGTGCGCTATCATCACCGGTTTTAGCTGGTTTTGCACTATTTCCTGTACTGGCGATTTTCTACCAATTCGGCAAGGTTAAAGGTATTATCGCGCTTATCTTGGAACTTATCGTCCGTCAGTTGGCAGCGATGAAGTACGTAACCATTCACGGGACGCCGATCACACCGGAAGCCCTTGAAATGTTTGTCGGTGTCATTTTGTTGGTTGCGTTTGCTATCGCAAAAGATGTGAAAGCGAACAAAGACAAAACTGCTGACGCTGAAGAAGGCGAAAGTTTATTTGAAGTCCGCACAAAGCGAATCGTTAAGTCGATTCCATTGATGATGGTCATTGGCGGCTTGGTATCGTTGATTGCCAATCTTCAATGGCTATCCGGTTCAGAAGTGGATTTTCAAGCGTTACACACGATTTACCAGACCCACAATACTTCCCAATTGGGCACGGTCGCGTTTGCTGACCTGATTCGCGGACTTGCGTTTATTCCACTCATTGTCACCACTGCACTCGCTTCAGGGGTATACGGTGTTGTCGGTCTTACGCTTGTATATCCTATCGGGTTCTACCTTGCACCTGTCATTTTTGGCGAGGGTTTAATGGGACATATTGCAGCTTTCGTCATGGGTGCTCTGTGGCTTGCGATCGAAATGATTGTTCTCCGTGGAATTGGGAAGAGTCTCGAGCGATTCCCGTCACTTCGCGAGGCATCGGACAGCATTCGCAACGCGATGAACAACGTCCTAGAGTACGCCCTTCTCATAGGTTCCGCACTCGCTTCGTTGTCCATGACGCACACGCCGAAAGATCCGCAAAACTTCTTCGCCTTTGGTATCTTCGTGGCACTTTACGGGATTAACGAAGCAATTGGCCGCCCTGTCATTCGTCTGGCGGCGGCGCCACTAGCAGCCATTATCACTGGTGTACTAGTAAATATCTTCTACGTCGCACATCTTATGTAG
- a CDS encoding DUF2620 domain-containing protein, translating into MTIRIAIGGLKKEVTERVTKEVGGDKVSVIVTSDFEASKKIKAGEADYYFGACNSGGGAALSVPIGLLGYSNCATVAKAGGKPKQEEIEKLVSGGKIAFGMAVESIEAAVPMLLKSLFAKHNL; encoded by the coding sequence ATGACAATTCGAATTGCGATTGGTGGACTGAAAAAAGAGGTTACGGAGCGTGTGACCAAGGAAGTTGGCGGAGACAAAGTTTCGGTGATTGTGACTTCCGACTTTGAGGCGTCAAAGAAAATCAAGGCAGGCGAAGCGGATTACTATTTTGGCGCTTGCAACAGTGGCGGGGGAGCTGCACTTTCCGTTCCCATCGGTTTGCTGGGCTACAGCAACTGTGCCACTGTCGCCAAAGCTGGGGGCAAACCGAAGCAAGAAGAGATAGAAAAACTTGTCTCTGGCGGAAAAATCGCATTCGGGATGGCTGTAGAGTCAATAGAGGCAGCGGTTCCCATGCTGTTAAAGAGCTTGTTTGCAAAACACAACTTGTAA
- a CDS encoding PRD domain-containing protein, with protein MDETLLERLEILVASGQIGDGVRQHVLETAGRFAQDNGVQLTENNAGSFVTHFAMACARIRRGEPVMDIPASVQDVADRHPDLVGVAKKMFPADLTAVTDAEVGFITMYLCVLLGKE; from the coding sequence ATGGATGAAACACTCCTTGAAAGATTAGAGATTTTGGTTGCGTCCGGTCAAATTGGCGATGGGGTGCGACAACATGTGCTCGAGACTGCAGGTCGGTTCGCACAAGACAATGGTGTTCAATTAACCGAGAACAACGCAGGGTCATTTGTGACCCACTTTGCGATGGCATGTGCGCGGATCCGTCGCGGCGAGCCGGTTATGGATATTCCGGCTAGCGTTCAGGATGTGGCGGATCGTCATCCAGACTTGGTTGGCGTCGCGAAGAAGATGTTTCCGGCTGACTTGACTGCCGTCACGGACGCAGAAGTCGGGTTCATCACAATGTATCTATGCGTTCTATTAGGAAAGGAGTAA
- the yhfZ gene encoding GntR family transcriptional regulator YhfZ — MSEEILFSKNGIAVTKIARELLTYKIGARIPRIQDFAQKCEVGRGTVQSAIQLLADAQAVRLESRGHLGTYLLELDFVKLWEFAGMSTLMGAMPLPYSRRNEGLATGLYAVFERRNIPFHLSYMRGGTNRIKALVGGRYDLVVMSKRAADLAAAEYEVSILHSFGPITYVGAHALLVRNEDDKVIRKGMKVGIDVSSFDQKTLTYELCQDKDVEYVHLPYMQILDELANGTIDAAVWNSDEVEHRFGKAGPIYMYPLHVNEDDATEAAIVVRKADYEIFANLIEQLDLQQINRIQDEVLAGSRVPRY; from the coding sequence ATGTCGGAAGAGATACTTTTCAGCAAGAACGGAATCGCAGTCACCAAGATTGCAAGGGAATTACTAACCTATAAGATTGGGGCGCGAATCCCGAGGATTCAAGATTTTGCCCAGAAATGTGAGGTTGGACGGGGAACAGTTCAAAGTGCGATTCAGTTGTTGGCGGACGCACAGGCTGTTCGTCTCGAGTCACGGGGCCACTTGGGTACGTACTTGTTGGAGTTGGACTTCGTAAAACTTTGGGAATTTGCAGGGATGTCTACGTTGATGGGTGCAATGCCACTTCCGTACTCACGCAGAAACGAAGGATTGGCGACGGGTTTATACGCGGTCTTTGAGAGACGCAATATTCCGTTCCATTTGTCCTACATGCGGGGAGGAACGAACCGCATTAAAGCCCTTGTGGGCGGACGCTACGACTTAGTCGTCATGTCGAAACGGGCAGCGGACTTGGCAGCGGCCGAATACGAAGTCAGTATCCTGCACTCATTTGGCCCGATCACATACGTTGGTGCTCATGCATTACTGGTCCGTAACGAAGACGACAAAGTCATTCGCAAAGGCATGAAAGTGGGGATCGACGTGTCATCGTTCGATCAGAAAACCCTTACTTACGAACTTTGCCAAGACAAGGATGTCGAGTATGTCCATTTGCCGTATATGCAAATTCTCGATGAACTAGCAAATGGGACGATTGACGCTGCAGTTTGGAACAGTGATGAAGTGGAGCACCGCTTCGGCAAAGCCGGTCCAATTTATATGTATCCGTTGCATGTTAACGAGGACGACGCCACCGAGGCAGCTATTGTGGTTCGGAAAGCGGATTACGAGATATTCGCCAATCTGATTGAACAGCTAGATTTACAACAAATTAATCGGATTCAGGACGAGGTTCTAGCCGGTTCACGAGTTCCGAGATACTAG
- a CDS encoding Cof-type HAD-IIB family hydrolase codes for MKAMFFNIDGTIISPNTERVSDSVKAAIDELHANGVTPILVSGRPPFAIQPVAEELSIHTYIAFNGGLAFHDGEIIYNRPIDKAIIEKMVQMSAQLNHSLVFPGIDGYFTTERNESTWSSIQELFTRVAPLVDPDYWKTHDIYQIELIGKSEQVHHYVEEFQRDLHFYSWHIHKNATNVNPIENSKAIAMTRVLKHLSIDIADSIAIGDGPNDVEMIETANIGIAMGNACESLKRAANYVTATVWDDGAVHALRHFNLIAGN; via the coding sequence ATGAAGGCTATGTTCTTCAATATCGATGGGACAATCATTTCACCCAATACAGAAAGAGTTTCCGATTCAGTCAAAGCTGCAATCGATGAACTGCACGCGAACGGAGTCACTCCAATATTAGTTTCAGGCAGACCCCCGTTCGCCATTCAACCTGTGGCGGAAGAACTTTCCATTCATACGTACATCGCGTTCAACGGTGGACTCGCATTCCACGATGGTGAGATCATTTATAATCGCCCTATTGACAAGGCGATTATAGAAAAAATGGTTCAAATGTCCGCGCAACTTAACCACTCACTTGTTTTTCCAGGTATCGACGGCTATTTCACAACCGAAAGAAATGAATCTACTTGGTCATCTATCCAAGAATTATTCACGAGAGTCGCTCCTCTTGTAGACCCCGATTATTGGAAGACTCACGACATATACCAGATAGAACTGATAGGTAAGTCGGAACAAGTCCATCATTATGTAGAGGAATTTCAACGTGACCTGCATTTTTACTCGTGGCATATCCACAAAAACGCAACAAACGTAAACCCTATAGAAAACTCTAAAGCTATCGCCATGACTAGGGTTTTAAAACATCTTTCCATTGACATCGCCGATTCCATTGCGATTGGAGATGGACCAAACGATGTTGAAATGATCGAAACTGCAAACATTGGGATCGCGATGGGAAATGCCTGTGAATCGTTGAAGAGGGCTGCCAATTATGTTACCGCAACCGTATGGGATGACGGTGCAGTACATGCGCTGCGACACTTTAATCTCATAGCTGGAAATTAG
- a CDS encoding DeoR/GlpR family DNA-binding transcription regulator, producing the protein MLAPERRKKIVGYIQERGEVRIDELKSRFGVSEVTLRRDLDILESEYVIRRVRGGAVYNQDPPLEMLFQEKMELYINEKKQIARAAADLVGDGQVVMLSPGTTTTLVARELVDKQSLTVVTSAINIAAELAGRENITLVTIGGIVRSGSYAAVGHMADEAIAQINADYAFVSVDGVDVSSGFTTPNLLESRTNIMMLKSATKTVIVTDHSKLGRVAMSSVARLDEVSLFITDDHASPDYVASLRAHGCNVMVAGHDDETV; encoded by the coding sequence ATGCTTGCTCCGGAACGGCGGAAGAAAATAGTTGGTTATATCCAAGAGCGCGGCGAAGTGCGGATTGATGAGTTGAAATCCCGATTCGGCGTGAGTGAAGTCACCTTGCGGCGCGATCTCGACATTCTCGAAAGCGAATACGTCATCCGTCGAGTGCGTGGCGGAGCCGTATATAATCAAGATCCTCCTCTGGAGATGCTCTTTCAGGAGAAGATGGAGCTATATATAAACGAAAAAAAGCAGATCGCGAGAGCCGCAGCCGATCTCGTCGGCGACGGGCAAGTTGTCATGCTCAGCCCTGGGACAACAACAACCCTTGTGGCCCGGGAACTGGTTGACAAGCAATCTCTTACAGTCGTTACCTCGGCTATTAACATTGCAGCAGAGTTGGCTGGGCGGGAAAACATTACCCTTGTTACAATCGGGGGAATTGTGAGAAGCGGCTCATACGCAGCGGTGGGGCACATGGCGGACGAAGCCATCGCACAAATTAATGCCGATTATGCATTTGTCAGCGTAGATGGCGTAGATGTTTCGTCTGGGTTTACCACGCCAAATCTCCTTGAGAGCCGGACGAATATCATGATGTTGAAGTCTGCGACCAAGACAGTCATTGTGACGGACCACAGTAAACTGGGCCGAGTGGCCATGTCCTCTGTTGCCAGGTTGGATGAGGTTTCCCTGTTTATAACTGATGACCACGCCTCACCAGATTATGTTGCGTCGTTGCGGGCTCACGGGTGCAATGTAATGGTCGCGGGTCACGATGACGAAACGGTATAG
- the nagB gene encoding glucosamine-6-phosphate deaminase: MNIRVFPDQLGASIYAAALIEATMTRLESPVLGLATGGTMTPVYRQLVDFHKRGLSFAHVTTINLDEYIGLSPEHPNSYRAFMNENLFRHVDVDPARTYVPSGNATDLEKACADYDVIIRSNPVDLQLLGIGVNGHIGFNEPASGLKSNTHVVELTEETIRENARFFEDTESVPTKAITVGLQSILLAKQILLLAFGEKKAQAVRDSVRGDISTSLPASFLQVHPNVTLILDEAAAALL, encoded by the coding sequence ATGAACATTCGAGTTTTCCCAGATCAACTTGGCGCATCCATTTACGCTGCTGCACTGATTGAGGCGACAATGACCCGTCTGGAATCCCCTGTTCTAGGGTTGGCTACAGGAGGGACGATGACCCCGGTATACCGTCAACTCGTGGACTTTCACAAACGCGGGTTAAGTTTTGCGCACGTGACAACAATCAATCTAGATGAATATATCGGACTATCACCGGAGCACCCCAACAGCTATCGTGCGTTCATGAATGAAAATTTGTTCCGCCACGTTGACGTAGACCCTGCGCGGACTTATGTGCCCTCTGGCAACGCAACTGACTTAGAGAAAGCATGCGCAGACTACGATGTAATCATTCGGTCCAATCCAGTGGATCTTCAACTGCTCGGCATTGGAGTCAACGGACACATTGGATTTAACGAACCAGCGAGTGGGCTCAAGTCGAATACACACGTCGTGGAGTTAACAGAAGAGACCATTCGCGAAAACGCGCGATTTTTTGAGGATACGGAGAGCGTGCCAACCAAAGCGATTACCGTAGGACTGCAATCGATTTTGCTGGCGAAGCAAATTCTCTTGCTCGCTTTCGGAGAGAAGAAGGCACAAGCGGTGCGCGATTCGGTCCGGGGTGATATTAGCACGAGTCTGCCGGCCAGTTTTCTCCAGGTGCATCCGAACGTTACGCTTATCCTAGACGAGGCGGCAGCGGCCCTTCTCTGA